One segment of Vicugna pacos unplaced genomic scaffold, VicPac4 scaffold_20, whole genome shotgun sequence DNA contains the following:
- the LOC140694012 gene encoding heat shock transcription factor, Y-linked-like, translating into MLFEMAHISSEIQDVPPKDGPTDSGNPGRSLSCDQTFSGDLDLRCMIEENAFQTLSEKSLIKRPCYTHCVLEPDEDNDFRSLTFPRKLWKMAGSDQFKSIWWDDNGTSIVIDEDVFKKEVLERKAPFRIFETGSMKSLVRQLNLYGFSKVRQKFQRSACLVDFLAEEREASVLSKLQFYHNPNFKRGCPQLLVRIKRRVGIKNASLVSLLARDFNKKHFKGGSNVGKNNSDFVADTSGESAFLPSADLNMPLIRKPSIGHIICDKTTPLRGDFSPPSSTSVRPPENIAVEQLAILNQLTTVHGHSQSSYTEANGRVVNSFITTTTSTSQYSILSPLQSNYFGLMVEPSYFPNRYHNISANEGRFCKLQPVSNPRFPVPVIADTSATSISRPTHQTSSVYERHPNYN; encoded by the exons atgttatttgagatggcacatatttcttcagaaattcaagatgtgcctcctaaagatggaccaactgattcaggaaaccccggtagatctctatcgtgtgatcaaacattctctggggacttggacttgaggtgtatgattgaagaaaatgcttttcagactttgtctgaaaaatccttgataaaaagaccatgttacacacattgtgtcttggaaccagatgaagataatgattttcgttctctgacatttccaagaaaactctggaaaatggctgggagtgaccaatttaaatccatctggtgggatgataatggaacttccatagttattgatgaagatgtctttaagaaggaagttttggaaagaaaggcccctttcagaatatttgaaactggaagtatgaaaagtttagttagacagcttaacctttatgggtttagtaaagtgcggcagaaatttcaaagatctgcttgtctagttgactttctggcagaagaaagagaagcctctgttttaagcaag ctgcagttctaccataatccaaattttaaacgaggctgtcctcagcttttagtgagaataaaaagaagagttgggattaaaaatgcctctctggtgtctttattggctcgagatttcaacaagaagcactttaaaggaggaagtaatgttggtaaaaataattctgattttgtggctgacactagtggagaaagtgcatttttaccttctgcagatttaaacatgcctctaataagaaagccctctattggccacataatttgtgataaaactaccccgctcagaggtgatttttctcctccatcatcaacgtcagttagaccaccagaaaatattgcagtggaacaactagctattttaaatcagttgaccactgtccacgggcactctcaaagcagctacactgaagcaaatggccgtgttgtgaactctttcattacaactacaacttctacttctcaatacagcattttgtcccccttacagagcaattattttggactgatggtggagccttcttattttccaaatagatatcacaacatatctgccaatgaaggtcgtttttgtaaacttcaacctgtgagtaacccacggtttccagtgccagtgatagctgatacatcagctacttctatttcaaggccaactcatcagacatcttcagtttatgaacgtcatcctaattacaactga